The nucleotide sequence GCCTCGACCAGCCGACGACGGTCAGCGACCTGGCCCGCCGCGCCGGCATGAGCCCGCGCAACCTGATCCGCCACTTCACGGCGATTACCGGGCAGAGCCCGCTGCGCTGGCTGCACCACCAGCGGGTACGCCAGGCGCAGGAGCTGCTGGAGACCACCGACCTGAGCGTCGAGCAGGTGGCGGCCCGCACCGGCATGGGCACCGCGACGACGCTGCGCCGCCACTTCAGCCAGCAGGTCGGCGTGCCGCCCGAGGCGTACCGCCGCACGTTCCGCGCCCGCGCGTGAGGCTCGCCCGGAAAGTCGTGCGGATTTCTCGGCGCCGGCTGTCCGGATCCGCGCGCGCCGTTCGTCAGGGTGGTGAGATCCAGATGAGAAGGAGTCCTGAGATGAAGTACATGATGCTTGTCTGCACCGACACCGAGCCGGACACCGACCGGAGCGCCGAGCCGGACATCGAGGTGTGGGTGGCGGAGAACGACGCCAAGGGCCGCCGCCTCGACGGGCACGAGCTGGCCCCGGTGAGCGCGGCGACCACCGTGCGCGTGCGCAACGGCGAGCTGCTGGTCTCGGACGGGCCGTTCGCCGAGACCAAGGAGATGATCGTGGGCTACGACCTGCTGGAGTGCGCCGACCTGGACGAGGCTATCGAGGTGGCCCGGACACACCCGATGGCGCGGGGCGGGCGGATCGAGCTGCGCCCGTTCGCGGACCTTGGCTGAGGAGCCCGCCGCTCCAGCGGGTGAGCCAGGCGGGCCGGTCGCGTCCGGACCGGCCGCGGGGCGGCCCGGACGCGGCGCCGACCCGGACGTCGCGGTCGCGGCTCCGGCCGGCAGCGGTGCGTCCGCCGCTCGCGCCCAGACAGCGGCGGACGGTGCCGGCGACCCGGTGGCCGCCGGTGACGGACTCGGCAGCGGTGCGTCCGCGGCGGCGGGCGCTGAGCGGCCGGTGGCGGTCGGGGATGGCGGGGGGCACGCCGCGGCGGAGGCCGCCGCGGCCGCCGCCCGGGAGTCGCACGCCCAGGTCGTGGCGACGCTGATCCGGGTCACCGGCGACTGGACGCTCGCCGAGGACTGCGCGCAGGAGGCGCTCGTGCAGGCGCTCCAGCGGTGGCCCGCCGGCGGCGTGCCCGCCAACCCGGCCGGCTGGCTGATGACCGTGGCCCGCAACCGGGCGACCGACGTGCTGCGCCGCGCGACCGTCGAGCGCCGCAAGCTGCGCGAGCTCGCCGCGCTCGCGCCCACCGACGCGGAACCGGCGACAGGGGAGGAGGAGGTCGTGGACGACCGGCTCCGGCTCATCTTCACGTGCTGCCACCCCGCGCTCGCCCTCGACGCCCGCGTGGCGCTGACCCTGCGCACCGTCTGCGGGATCCCGACGCCCGACATCGCCCGCGCGTTCCTGGTCACCGAGTCGACCATGACCCGCCGCCTCACGCGGGCCAAGACGAAGATCGCGGAGGCGCGCATCCCGTACCGGGTGCCGGCCGGCCCGGCCCTCGCCGAGCGGCTGCCGGGCGTCCTCGCCGTGCTGTACCTGCTCTTCACCCGCGGTTACAACGCCGACGGCGAGCCCGCGTTCGCCGACGAGGCGATCCGGCTGGCGCGGCTGCTGGACAGCCTGATGCCCGGGCAGCCGGAGGTCCCGGCGCTGCTCGCCCTCTTCCTGCTCCAGGACTCCCGCCGCCACGCCCGCCGCGACGCCGCCGGCGACCTCGTCCCGCTCGACCGGCAGGACCGCGGCCGCTGGGACCACGCGGCGATCGCCGAAGGGCTCGCCGTGCTGGGCCGGGTGCGGGAGGACGGCCCGTACGCGCTGCAGGCCCGCATCGCCGCCGGCCACGCCACCGCGCGCTCGGTCGAGTCGACGGACTGGCCCGCCATCGCCGGCTGGTACGACGCGCTCGCCGCCCTCACGCCCTCGCCCGTCGTGGCGCTCAACCGCGCCGTCGCGCACGGCTACGCCTACGGGCCGCGGGCCGGGCTGGCCCTGCTCGCCGAGGCGCGGGCGGGCGGTGCGCTCGACGGGTACCCGCTCGCCCTGGCCGCGGAGGCCGACCTGACCGCCCGACTGGGCGACCGCGCGCGGGCGGCGGCCCTCTTCCGCGAG is from Phytohabitans houttuyneae and encodes:
- a CDS encoding YciI family protein — translated: MKYMMLVCTDTEPDTDRSAEPDIEVWVAENDAKGRRLDGHELAPVSAATTVRVRNGELLVSDGPFAETKEMIVGYDLLECADLDEAIEVARTHPMARGGRIELRPFADLG
- a CDS encoding RNA polymerase sigma factor; amino-acid sequence: MAVGDGGGHAAAEAAAAAARESHAQVVATLIRVTGDWTLAEDCAQEALVQALQRWPAGGVPANPAGWLMTVARNRATDVLRRATVERRKLRELAALAPTDAEPATGEEEVVDDRLRLIFTCCHPALALDARVALTLRTVCGIPTPDIARAFLVTESTMTRRLTRAKTKIAEARIPYRVPAGPALAERLPGVLAVLYLLFTRGYNADGEPAFADEAIRLARLLDSLMPGQPEVPALLALFLLQDSRRHARRDAAGDLVPLDRQDRGRWDHAAIAEGLAVLGRVREDGPYALQARIAAGHATARSVESTDWPAIAGWYDALAALTPSPVVALNRAVAHGYAYGPRAGLALLAEARAGGALDGYPLALAAEADLTARLGDRARAAALFREAAAQTHAEPERRALLDRADEALA